In Drosophila miranda strain MSH22 chromosome XR, D.miranda_PacBio2.1, whole genome shotgun sequence, the genomic window tataaatttcccgccaccggagataagttttccgccagcggagagacgtactttgtcagcagagataagttgtgcggcagcggagataagatgtctctcagcggatacaagttttccgccagcggatataaatttcccgccaccgagataagatgtccggcaggggatataaattcctcgccaccggaagtaaatgttctgccagcggagataagttttctgccggtggagaaacgaaattcgtcagcggggataaattgtccggcaggggatataaatttccctctctggagataagttttctgcctgcggagaaacgttgttcgtcagcggagataagttgtccggcaggggatataaattcctcgccaccggaagtaaatgttctgccagcggagataagttttctgccggtggagaaacgaaattcgtcagcggggataaactgtccggcaggggatataaatttccctctctggagataagttttctgccggcgtagaaacgtagttcgtcagcggagataagttgtccggcaggggatataaatttcccgccaccgcagataagttttttgccagcggagagacgtatttcgtcagcagagataagttgtccggcaggggatataaatttcccgccgccggagataagtttttcgccagcggagaatcgtagctCGTCttcggagataaattatctgccagcggtgataagatgtctgtcagcggagaaaagttttccggcagctgatataaatttcccgccaccggagataagctttccgccagcggagagacgtattttgtcagcagagataagttgtccggcaggggatataaatttccctctctggagataagttttctgcctgcggagaaacgtagttcgtcagcggagataaattatctgccagcggagataaattatctgccatcGGAGATAAAatgtctctcagcggagacaagttttccgccagcggatataaatttcccgccaccgagataagatgtccggcaggggatataaattcctcgccaccggaagtaaatgttctgccagcggagataagttttctgccggtggggaaacgaaattcgtcagcggggataaattgtccggcaggggatataaatttcccgacaccgcagataagtttttcgccagcagagaaacgtaattcgtcagcggggataaattgtccggcaggggatatagatttcccgccaccggaaaaaagttttccgccagcggacagacgtattacgtcagcagagataagctgtccggcggggatataaatttcccctctggaaaaaagttttccgccagcggatataaatttccagccaccggagataagttttccgccagcggagagacgtattttgtcagcagagataagttgtccggcagcggagataagatgtctctcagcggagacaagttttccgccagcggaaataaatttcccgccaccgagataagatgtccggcaggggatataaattacacgccgccggaagtaaatgttctgccagcggagataagttttctgccggtggagaaacgaaattcgtcagcggggataaactgtccggcaggggatataaatttccctctctggagataagttttctgccggcgtagaaacgtagttcgtcagcggagataagttgtccggcaggggatataaatttcccgccaccgcagataagttttttgccagcggagagacgtattttgtcagcagagataagttttccggcaggggatataaatttcccgccgccgaagataagttttctgccggcggagaaacgtatttcgtcagcggagataagttgtccggcaagggatataaatttccctctctggagataagttttctgccggcggagaaacgtagttcgtcagcggagataagttgtccggcaggggatataaatttccctctctggagataagttttctgccggcggagtaacgtagttcgtcagcggagataagatgtccggcaggggataaaattcctcgccgccggaagtaaatgttctgccagcggagataagttttctgccggcggagaaacgtatttcgtcagcggagataagttgtccggcaggggatataaatttccacctctggaaaaaagttttccgccagcatatataaatttccagccaccggagataagttttccgccagcggagagacgtattttgtcagcagagataagttgtccggcagcggagataagatgtctctcagcggagacaagttttccgccagcggatataaatttcccgccaccgagataagatgtccggcaggggatataaattcctcgccaccggaagtaaatgttctgccagcggagataagttttctgccggcggagaaacgtagttcgtcagcggagataagttgtgcggcaggggatataaatttcccgccaccggagataagctttccgccagcggagagacatatttcgtcagcagagataagttgtccgccagcggatatacatttcccgccaccggagataagttttccgacagcggagagatgtattttgtcagcagagataagatgtccggcaggggatataaattcttcgccgccggaagtaaaagttctgccagcggagataagttttctgccggcggagaaaagtagttcgtcagcggagataagttgtccggcagggaatataaatttccctctctggagataagttttcagccggcggagaaacgtagttcgtcagcggagataaattatctgccagcggagataaattatctgccagcggagataaattatctgccatcggagataagatgtctgtgagcggagaaaagttttccgccagcggatataaatttcccgccaccggagataagctttccgccagcggagagacgtattttgtcagcagagataagttgtccggcaggggatgtaaatttccctctctggagataagttttctgccagcggagaaacgtagttcgtcagcggagataaattatctgccagcggagataaattatctgccatcggagataagatgtctgtcagcggagaaaagttttccgccagcggatgaaaatttcccgccaccacagataagttttctgccagcgcagagatgtattttgtcagcagagataagatgtccggcaggggatataaattcctcgccgccggaagtaaatgttctgccagcggagataagttttctgccagcggataaaCGAAATTCGTGAGCAGGGATAAACTGTCCGGCAGATGATATAAGATAAgtccggagataagttttctgccagcggagaatcgaagttcgtcagcggagataaattgtctgtcagcggagataaatttcccaccaccgcagttaagttttccgccagcggatataatattcacgccaccggagataagttttccgccagcggagagacgtattttttcagcagagataagatgtccggcaggggatataaattcctcgctgcCGGAAgaaaatgttctgccagcggagataagtttctgccggcggagaaatgttattcgtcagcggggataaattgtccgccagcggatataaatttcccgccaccgcagttaagttttccgccagcggagagatgtattttgtcagcagagataagatgtccggcaggggatataaatttctcgccgccggaagtaaatgttctgacAGCGGAGATAATTTTtttgccggcggagaaacgaaatttGTCAaaggggataaattgtccggctggggatataaatttcccgccaccgcagataagtttttcgccagcagagaaacgtaattcgtcagcggggataaattgtccggcaggggatatagatttcccgccaccggaagtaaatgttctgccagtggagataagttttctgccggcggagaaacgttattcgtcagcggggataaattgtccgccagcggatataaatttcccgccaccgcagataagttttccgccagcggagagatgtattttgtcagcggagataagatgtccggcaggggatataaattcctcgccgccggaagtatattttctgccagcggagataagttttttgccggtggagaaacgaaattcgtcagcggggataaattgtccggcaggggatataaatttcccgccaccgcagataagttttctgccagcgaagaaacgtagttcgtcagcggagataagttgtccggcaggggatataaattccccctctggagaaaagttttccaccagcggatataaatttcccgccaccgcagataagttttccgccagcggagagatgtattttgtcagcagagataagttgtccgggagcggagataagatgtctgtcagcggagaaaagttttccgccagcggatataaatttcccgccaccgcagataagttttccgccagcggagagatgtattttgtcagcagagataagttgtccgggagcggagatatgatgtctgtcagcggagataagttgtccggtaggggatataaattccccctctggagaaaagttttccaccagcggatataaattttccgccaccggagataagttttccgccagcggagagatgtattttgtcagcagagataagttgtccgggagcggagatatgatgtctgtcagcggagaaaagttttccgccagcggatataaatttcccgccaccgcagataagttttccgccaggggagagatgtattttttcagcagagataaaatgTCCGGCAAGGGGTTatgaattcctcgccgccggaagtaaatgttctgccagcggagataagttttctgccggcggagaaacgttattcgtcagcggggataaattgtccgccagcggagagatataatttgtcagcagagataagatgtccggcaggggatataaattcctcttCGGAGGAAGTAAATgaattgccagcggagatatgttttctgccggcggagaaaagaaattcgtcagcgggtataaattgtccggcagcggatataaatttcccgccaccgcagataagttttccgccagcggagagatgtattttgtcagcggagataagaggtccggcaggggatataaatttcccgcgaCCGACGATAAGTTGTTtggcagcggagaaacgtagttcgtcagcggagataagttgtccggcaggggctataaatttccccctctggagaaaagttttccaccagcggatataaatttcccgccaccggagataagttttctgccagcggagaaacgtaattcgtcagcggagataagttgtccggcaggggatataaattccccctctggagaaaagttttccaccagcggatatgaattttccgccaccggagataagttttccgccagcggagagatgtattttgtcagcagagattagttgtccgggagcggagatatgatgtctgtcagcggagaaaagttttccgccagcggatataaatttcccgccaccgcagataagttttccgccagcggagagatgtattttttcagcagagataagatgtccggcaaggGGATatgaattcctcgccgccggaagtaaatgttctgccagcggagacaagttttctgccggcggagaaacgttatttgtcagcggggataaattgtccgccagcggatgtAAATTTGatgtgcaaaattgattttttgttaaaatggtttcggtttttggtcgattttgggtacaattaagctaaatatgtggtcgatttaggcataaaatgagtttggtgcaaaagtgtttttttgtctaaatgttgtcggtttatcgtcgattttgggtaaaaaaaaactaaatatgtggacgatttaggcataagatgaggttggtgcaaaagtgattttttgttaacattgtgtcggtttttggtcgattttggtaactattaagctaaatatgtggtcgatttaggcattaaatgagtttgttgcaaaagcgattttttgttaaaatggtttcggtttttggtcgatttacggtagaaataatctaaatataaggtcaaTTTAgtcataagataaggttggtgcaaaagtgactttttgtttaaatggtgttggtgaggttggtgcaaaagtgatttttttgttaaaattgtgtcggttttaggtcagtttcgggaagaaataagctaaatatgtggtcgatttaggcttaaaatgagtttggtgcaaaagtgtttttttgccTTAAGAGGCAtaaggcataagataaggttggtgcaaaagtgattttttgttaaaattgtgtcggtttttggtcagttttgggtagaaataagctaaatatgtggtcgatttaggcttaaaatgagtttggtgcaaaattgattttttgttaaaatggtttcggtttttggtcgattttgggtacaattaagctaaatatgtggtcgatttaggcataaaatgagtttggtgcaaaagtgtttttttgtctaaatgttgtcggtttatcgtcgattttgggtaaaaaaaaactaaatatgtggacgatttaggcgtaagataaggttggtgcaaaagtgattttttgttaaaattctgtcggtttttggtcagttttgggtagaaataagctaaatatgtggtcgatttaggcttaaaatgagtttggtgcaaaattgattttttttttaaatggtttcggtttttggtcgattttgggtactattaagcttaatatgtggtcgatttaggcattaaatgagtttgttgcaaaagtgattttttgttaaaatggtttcggtttttggtcgatttacggtagaaataatctaaataaaggtcgatttaggcataagataaggttagtgcaaaagtgatttttttttttaaatggtgtcggtttttggtcgattttgggtacaattaagctaaatatgtggtcgatttaggcataaaatgagtttggtgcaaaattgattttttgttaaaatggtttcggtttttggtcgattttgggtactattaagctaaatatgtggtcgatttaggcataaaatgagtttggtgcaaaagtgttttgttctctaaatgttgtcggcttatggtcgattttgggtaaaaaaaaactaaatatgtggacgatttaggcataagataaggttggtgcaaaagtgactttttgtttaaatggtgtcggtttttggtcgattttgggtgcaattaagctaaatatgtggtcgatttaggcataaaatgagtttggtgcaaaagtgttttttttctctaaatgttgtcggtttatggtcgattttgggtaaaaaaaaactaaatatgtggacgatttaggcataagatgaggttggtgcaaaagtgattttttgttaaaattgtgtcggtttttggtcagtttcgggtagaaataagctaaatatgtggtcgatttaggcttaaaatgagtttggtgcaaaattgattttttgttaaaatggtttcggtttttggtcgattttgggtacaattaagcttaATATGTTGTTAGATTGTTTAGTATTATAACTCTACAATTGTATTTACTATTAACGTTGTACGAAATATCGTAAGTATCGATATGAATTATCATCCGATAGTTCTAGTTCTGCGAACTAGAACTATGAGAGAACGAGTGATCGGAACTGGGGTTCAATGAGCACTTTTGGGGCGGTATCGACAAGACGAGGAGGTTGAAAAGAATtaagtaaaaataaaatcataaaaagcaCGAAACATCCGTGGACCTTTTGCGCCAATAACTTCAGAAGTGGGATCTTAGCCCTTTAAAGTATCTGCCTACATAAGTATTTGTCTACTGGCATCCCCGACAACGAGTATTTGCCACATTTTATAAATGGCCGAGGAAACCATGGCAAACATTGACAAAGAAAAAATTGTAGAGTGGTTGCTGGAGAAGGAGATCATTTTTCCAGCCAGCGCAACACTAAGGCAACTTCGTAAGCTTGCCATAAGTGGTGGAATGGACGAAGTTTCTGAAAGTCCGGTGAATAAATCGGATATTGAATCGGATGGAAAAGTGTCTGAAAATGAGCAGATCGACGATATGAAAGAAGAAGAATTACTTGACGCCGCAATAAGGGTGGCtgagaaaaagaagaaactgGCTGCCTTAATGGTAATGGACAACTATATGACCGATGACATCCGAATGGTCAAGCAACTTATTGCTCCTTTTTCTGCCAGTGAAAATGATGAAGCCTCTGAATGGGTCTTGAATTTTGAACGGATTTGCGGAGGCGTGAACGAAAGCAGCAATTTTAAGCTTCGTTGTGTGCGCATGTTGATGAAGGCGGGAACAGAGGCGGACTTGTTCATGCGTGTCGACAAATCAAAGACTTACGACGAGTTTAAGGGAAACTTCCTAAAAACTTTTGGCCGCAGCAATTCAACTGCCGACGTGGTACTTCTGTTGAAGGAAACCTTTTTCAACCCGGAGAAAAACTCCGTAATGGGATATATTCTTCGCATGGAAGAAATTGCTATGCGTGCCGACATCGAAGAGAAATTGACAGTGCAGTTCATCATTGATGATTTTCGTGATCGATCTTCCAGTATCGCCTTATTATATTCAGCGTCGACCATCGGAAAACTTAAGGAGCTGGCTCGACAATACGAGGCTTTGAGGAAGAGTAACCAGGCAAATTTTAAGCGCACTGGGATGACCGCTTCCGGAAATGACCGGAGCCAAGTGCGCTGCTATAATTGTTCAGCACATGGCCATTATGCTTCATCGTGTCCCGCACCTAAGCGGGAGAAGGGATCGTGTTTCCAGTGTGGATCCATGCAGCACCAGGTGAAGGATTGCCAACAGAAGCCTATGCCAACCCAGCGATCCGTGGGTACAGCCAGCAACCCGCCAATGGACGACAGAGAGGAGAACAATATTTTTGTTCCTATTGTTAATCAGGTAGGGGTATATTTTTACACTGATATAAAACGCAGGTATCAAATTAAATTTCTTTCTGGCATGTTGGACACCCGTAGCGCTATTAATTTGATGCAGCGCTCGGCGATAACTTATGAAAATTTTGATGGTGTACTAAGACCGACAGAGTATTTTGGAGTTAACGGTTCGAGAATAAGCATTTTTGGAAAAATAATTGTCAATTTAGTTTTTCATTACATTGAAAAAGAACTTATATTTTTCGTTGTACTAAACAACTATATTTCGTGTGATGTCCTTCTGGGGCGCAGTTTCCTTGAAAATTATggaataaaattaatttttgaaaatgaaattgaaaattaaaagcGAGTTACGCAAAGCAATATGGTCTCAATTGAAAATAGAGTATTAGTGAACAGTGACTTAGATAAAAATAGAGTATTAGTGAACATTGAGAGTGACCAAATTGAAAATGTAGTATTGACAAATAGAGATAGTGAGATGATGTTATCAGATATCAATAATAATGGATAATTAAAGGATGAAAATTATGAGAATAAGATTAGTGACCAATTGAATTGTAATAACATTGACCTTTTATTGAAAGATAACGAGCAAAAGCATATGGCAAGTGAATCATTAGAAAGAACCGACATAGATATAccgtatatatatagtattgaaataacaaaagaaaagaataaaaaaaaaaaaaaaaaaactgataAAGAACGTAGTAAATTCATGGAATTGATAAAACTTTACTATTCAGACTTAACTAACATACCAGCAATTGAACAAACCTACGAAATGAATCTCAAACTTAAATCAGAAGAACCTGTACGCACTATTCCGAGAAGACTTTCATATCAGGAGAAAAAAGAAGTAGATACCCAA contains:
- the LOC117186483 gene encoding uncharacterized protein LOC117186483, coding for MAEETMANIDKEKIVEWLLEKEIIFPASATLRQLRKLAISGGMDEVSESPVNKSDIESDGKVSENEQIDDMKEEELLDAAIRVAEKKKKLAALMVMDNYMTDDIRMVKQLIAPFSASENDEASEWVLNFERICGGVNESSNFKLRCVRMLMKAGTEADLFMRVDKSKTYDEFKGNFLKTFGRSNSTADVVLLLKETFFNPEKNSVMGYILRMEEIAMRADIEEKLTVQFIIDDFRDRSSSIALLYSASTIGKLKELARQYEALRKSNQANFKRTGMTASGNDRSQVRCYNCSAHGHYASSCPAPKREKGSCFQCGSMQHQVKDCQQKPMPTQRSVGTASNPPMDDREENNIFVPIVNQRY